Part of the Rhodospirillaceae bacterium genome, AACTTCACCATTTTTTGGATCCGCAGGAACGGGAGGAATAAAGGCATCTTCCGCCGTTATTGAGGGCATTGCCGACGGCATTTCCGCTGCTGGTTCGCCGATTTCAGGCTCTGGCTCCGATTCCATTTCTTCGACTTCTTCAGTCAGTCTCATTGAAGGCCGAATATCGACGATTGTATTTTCAGCAACCTCAGGTTCGAATTCCGCAACTGGCTCCAGGTCCTCTTCCATATCGGCTTCCGGAACAACGATATGTTCTGGCTGAGGCCGATCAACAACATTCAATAACCGCGGCCGTGGAAGGGCACCTGCTTCGACGTTGATGCCAGTGGCGACAACAGAAACCCTGATCCGTCCTTCCAATGATTCATCGAAAGTGGAACCAAAGATGATATAGGCTTCTGGATCGACTTCGTCGCGCACTCGGTTGGCGGCTTCATCGACTTCGAACAACGTCATATCGGCACCGCCGGTAATGTTGATCAACATGCCTTTGGCCCCCTTCATGGAAATATCGTCCAGGAGAGGATTAGAAATGGCGGCTTCGGCAGCATCCAAGGCACGGCGTTCGCCGTCGGATTCGCCTGTTCCCATCATCGCCTTGCCCATCTCGCTCATAACCGAGCGAATATCGGCAAAGTCCAAGTTAATCAGGCCCGGCATGACCATCAAATCAGTCACACCACGAACACCTGAGTGCAGGACCTCATCTGCCATATTAAAGGCATCGGCAAATGTCGTCTTTTCGTTGGCGACCCTGAACAGATTCTGATTGGGAATAACGATCAAGGTATCGACGAATTGTTCGAGTTCCTCAATGCCGGCTTCGGCCAATCGCATCCGATGCACGCCTTCGAACTGGAACGGCTTGGTGACAACACCAACAGTGAGAACACCAAGTTCGCGGGCTGCCTTGGCAATGACCGGGGCACCGCCGGTGCCCGTGCCGCCGCCCATACCGGCTGCAATAAACGCCATGTGCGACCCTTTTAGGTGTTCAAGGACTTCGTCCATGGCTTCTTCGGCTGCGGCTCTGCCGACTTCGGGGCGTGAGCCGGATCCAAGACCTTGGGTCGTCGAGAGACCTAACTGAATGCGGCGATCAGCGCGGGACAAACCCAACGCTTGCGCGTCGGTATTGGCGACCACGAAGTCGACCCCTTCCAGTGAGGACTCGATCATATTGTTGACCGCATTGCCACCGGCACCGCCGACACCGACGACGGTAATCCTGGGTTTAAGTTCTTGTGAATTGGCTTGGCTTGGTACGCTAAGATTGATGCTCATTGTAGGCCTCCGGTTAAAGATCGAATTGATTTGGAACACTCAAAGGATTGACGGATGCTCCCCACCTCGGGGAACACCGATACGAAGGCAGGTTGATCCTGCCGGTTATTTGAATCAGATTTAAAAATTCTCACGCATCCACTGACCGATGCGGCCTAAACGGCCGTTCGGCTCCTCACTTAGGCGGCGTCCTCCTTTAAGGACATCCGCTGGGTTGTTTTCGGCGTAGTTCAATAATCCCAGACACGTGGCGAAGGCAGGCCCTGAAACGGCTTCAGGAAGCCCTTGCAACGATTTCGGTCGCGCCAAGCGCACTTGTTTATCCAGTGCACTGGCGGCGAATTCTCTTAAACCCGGCAATTGACTAGCCCCGCCGGATAACACCACATGACGACCGGCAACGGTTGCAAAGCCGGATGCCGCCAGACGCTCACGGGTCATTTCAAAAATTTCTTCAAGCCGAGGTCGGATGATTCCGATCACCATCGACAACGGCACTTGGCTCATTTCTCCGCCTTCTTCTTCACCAATCACCGGGACTTCGATGATTTCCTGATCATCTGACGAAGACGGCAAAGCGCTGCCAAACATGGTTTTGATACGTTCCGCCTGGTTCATCGGTGTCGACAAGCCACGGGCGATATCGTTTGTGACGTGAATTCCGCCGAGTGGGATGCTGTCGGTATGAACCAATTCATTATCGAAAAAGACAGCGATCGATGTCGTGCCGCCACCCATATCCATATAGGTGACGCCCAATTGTTTCTCGTCGTCCGAAAGGCACGCCAAGGCCGAAGCGTAAGGCGAAATTATTTTTCCATTTAGTCCTAAGTGACAGCGGGCCACCGACATTTCAAGATTCCGCGTGCTGCCAGCTGGCGCGCTGACCATGTGCATGTTTACGCCCAAGCGTTGGCCGAACAATCCCTTTGGATCGCGCACGCCGCGGTTACCATCAACGCTAAACCCAACCGGGATGGCGTGGACCAGTTCATGATCCTTGGGCAATTCCTTAAACAGCGATGCCGGATCGAGCACGCGGCGCATATCGGCCTCGCCAATTTCATGGCCACCAATTGAAATTTCGTAGGCAATGAGCCGCGACTTAGGTTGTCCGCCCGATAGGTTGACGAACACTTCGCGAATATTTTCACCGGCCATTTGTTCGGCGGCTTCAACCGTCGCTCGAATGGTATCTTCGGCATTACCCATATCGATTATGGTGCCGCATTGAAGGCCCTTCGAAATACGATGGCCAACGCCGACAATCTCCGGTTTGCCTTCAGCGTTCATGCGCGCGATGAAACAGGACGCCTTTGTGGTGCCCACATCCAAAGCGGCAATCAAGCCGGTTCTATTTTTAAGCTGAGAACTCCGCTTTCCCATCTTTTTTCCTAAACTCCCACCAAAATTGATACCAAGTTGCAGTAATAGTGATCCATAGAGACGGCCTACCAAGGTTTTCGGCAAGGAGCGTGCGGCGTGGTGATGCTCCGCATCACGAGGCGTGCACGACGCCGTCCGAAAGTCTTGGTAGGCCGCCGTTTCGGTCGCAAGTATGGCCCGTCGGAGGGCGTCGAAAAGTCTTGCCGATGCTGGGCATCGCCTGCGACATTTCTCCTACCCGACGGACCATATTTGCGATCTCTATGGGTCATTATTACTGCAATTTGGTATAAGCACGCCCCACTCACGTTTCATGCCCCTTCATAAATTCCTCTTGATCCTTGGAACGATGCCTCCGGACGATCAGTCGATCCGCCTGTCGCATGTCCAATATTTTGATATCGCCGGCCAGCAATTTGTGTTTGCTTTCAAACTCAGAAAGCCGAGCCCAGGCCTTCACCGGGTCCTGTTCCGGCAAGCGGATATCGATGCCGCCAGCCAAGCGGATGTTCCAGCGTCGCCCACCGACACGAACCGCAGCCTTAACCAAACTTTGCAAGTGTGGCTGGGTCTCCATAATTTTGATCAACTCTGCGGTATGATCCGGCGCGCCCTTGCCGACCACGACCAACAGATCAGCGAACCGGCCCAATCCTTTTTTCAGGATGACCTTTCCTTCAGTATCAATCAGCGCGAACTGCCCTTTGTGCTGCCAAATGGCCATTGGCCTGCGCTCTTCGACTCGCAGTAAAATGGTGTTCGGTAACATGCGTTCCAGGGACGTCTTGTTGATCCAAGGCAACGCCTCTACCCGAGCCTTGGCAGCGTTTAGATCGAACGCCAAAATTGGTGCACCCCGTACTAATCCAATAGCCGAGAATATTTCACGCCGCGTTGTTTCTCGCCGACCAACGACAAGGATGTCTTCAACCTTGAACCCCATTTCACCGGACCAGGCGATCATTTTCCATTTCGCTTGCGATGTGGTGCGACCGATCAAGCCGTCCTGCCACAGCCACCATCCGCCACCAATACTGGCAACAACCATCATCAAAGCCGCAACAGCAATAAGCGGTCGACGGCGCCATAGCGGAATTGCATTGCGCCGAGGCTTGCCGCGTTTTGCGCTAGTGGTCTGTATCATCTAAATTGCCCCCCTACGACGATGGTGTGAGGTTTCCGGCAAGGAGTGCGTAGCGCCGTGGTGCCTACACCACAAGTTATGCAGGACGAAGTCCGGAAGCCTCACACCGTCGCCTTTCAGGTCAGTTTTCCCGCTCCCTCGGGGTGTCGAGAACGCTTGACGATGCTGTGGCATCGCCCGCGCATCCTCTCCTACCGAGAAAACTGGAAAACTGATCGTAGGGGCGTAATTTAGGTGATACAGACCACCAGAAACTTTATCGATATTCTTCATCGATCATACTCCGCGTTATCGACCATCCACGTGACCAATTCATTGAACGAAATTCCGGCATGGCTGGCTTGTTCAGGTACCAGAGACGTCGGCGTCATTCCGGGCTGTGTATTAATTTCCAGCAAATACGGCGAGTCGCCATCAAGTCTGAAGTCAGCCCTGGATACGCCGCGACATCCCAAGGTCTGATGGGCCAACTGAGCGAGTTCCAAAATTCGCTCCGTAATATTCTCATCAAGGCGCGCTGGGATGGTGTGTTTCGATCCGCCATCAACGTACTTGGCGTCGTAGTCATAAAAATCCCGATCGGTTTCGATCTCCGTCACGGCCAAGGCCCGATCACCCATGACAGCGACGCACAATTCCTTTCCTGGAATATACTTCTCGACCATCACCTGGGTGCCGTAGGGCCAGTTGTCGCCGGTAATCGCATCTAGATCTTGGACATCCTTGATGATAACAACGCCGACGCTGGAGCCTTCATTTAGAGGTTTGATGACATAAGGTGGCGCCATCACATCGCCGGATAAGGCTTCTTCCCGATTGACGACCTTGTGTTCAGCAACAGGAATGCCAACCTCGGCAAAAAGCCGCTTGGCCATGGGCTTATCCATGGCGAGTGCGGAGGCAAGCAAGCCAGAATGGGTGTAGGGTATTTCCAGAATATCCATCAGGCCCTGCACGCATCCGTCTTCACCAAAGCGTCCATGCAGCGCGTTGAACAGCGCATCAGGCCGGGGATAGAGCCGGGTCATCAACGCCCCCATATCGCGTTGCACATCGATGGAAGTCACGCGGTTGCCGCT contains:
- the ftsZ gene encoding cell division protein FtsZ, with amino-acid sequence MSINLSVPSQANSQELKPRITVVGVGGAGGNAVNNMIESSLEGVDFVVANTDAQALGLSRADRRIQLGLSTTQGLGSGSRPEVGRAAAEEAMDEVLEHLKGSHMAFIAAGMGGGTGTGGAPVIAKAARELGVLTVGVVTKPFQFEGVHRMRLAEAGIEELEQFVDTLIVIPNQNLFRVANEKTTFADAFNMADEVLHSGVRGVTDLMVMPGLINLDFADIRSVMSEMGKAMMGTGESDGERRALDAAEAAISNPLLDDISMKGAKGMLINITGGADMTLFEVDEAANRVRDEVDPEAYIIFGSTFDESLEGRIRVSVVATGINVEAGALPRPRLLNVVDRPQPEHIVVPEADMEEDLEPVAEFEPEVAENTIVDIRPSMRLTEEVEEMESEPEPEIGEPAAEMPSAMPSITAEDAFIPPVPADPKNGEVTQEPDPFAAAAMVNGVNDQQAKVEVKKPTAVSPSLFERITGVGRAGAAPKEAPAPQRAEPLINSAGSDAPTSQVPTADPNLDLPEQPQTTREEDELLDIPAFLRRQAN
- the ftsA gene encoding cell division protein FtsA, with translation MGKRSSQLKNRTGLIAALDVGTTKASCFIARMNAEGKPEIVGVGHRISKGLQCGTIIDMGNAEDTIRATVEAAEQMAGENIREVFVNLSGGQPKSRLIAYEISIGGHEIGEADMRRVLDPASLFKELPKDHELVHAIPVGFSVDGNRGVRDPKGLFGQRLGVNMHMVSAPAGSTRNLEMSVARCHLGLNGKIISPYASALACLSDDEKQLGVTYMDMGGGTTSIAVFFDNELVHTDSIPLGGIHVTNDIARGLSTPMNQAERIKTMFGSALPSSSDDQEIIEVPVIGEEEGGEMSQVPLSMVIGIIRPRLEEIFEMTRERLAASGFATVAGRHVVLSGGASQLPGLREFAASALDKQVRLARPKSLQGLPEAVSGPAFATCLGLLNYAENNPADVLKGGRRLSEEPNGRLGRIGQWMRENF
- a CDS encoding FtsQ-type POTRA domain-containing protein, with the protein product MIQTTSAKRGKPRRNAIPLWRRRPLIAVAALMMVVASIGGGWWLWQDGLIGRTTSQAKWKMIAWSGEMGFKVEDILVVGRRETTRREIFSAIGLVRGAPILAFDLNAAKARVEALPWINKTSLERMLPNTILLRVEERRPMAIWQHKGQFALIDTEGKVILKKGLGRFADLLVVVGKGAPDHTAELIKIMETQPHLQSLVKAAVRVGGRRWNIRLAGGIDIRLPEQDPVKAWARLSEFESKHKLLAGDIKILDMRQADRLIVRRHRSKDQEEFMKGHET
- a CDS encoding D-alanine--D-alanine ligase translates to MTHHVAVLMGGWSAEREVSLVSGAAVSQSLSESGNRVTSIDVQRDMGALMTRLYPRPDALFNALHGRFGEDGCVQGLMDILEIPYTHSGLLASALAMDKPMAKRLFAEVGIPVAEHKVVNREEALSGDVMAPPYVIKPLNEGSSVGVVIIKDVQDLDAITGDNWPYGTQVMVEKYIPGKELCVAVMGDRALAVTEIETDRDFYDYDAKYVDGGSKHTIPARLDENITERILELAQLAHQTLGCRGVSRADFRLDGDSPYLLEINTQPGMTPTSLVPEQASHAGISFNELVTWMVDNAEYDR